The following are encoded together in the Adhaeribacter arboris genome:
- a CDS encoding MFS transporter yields MDATAEKKNKVTLSEMFRALQYRNYRIFFMGQGVSLVGTWMQQVAMSWLVYRLTNSVLLLGVLGFAGQVPAFLLGPFAGVLSDKFNKHRILIITQSLAMVQATILAVLVLTDTVTIYWIVGLSIFLGMVNAFDTPTRQSFVINLINKREDVSNAIALNSSLFNVARLAGPSIAGLVIAAVGEGLCFAFNAFSYVAVLFSLLTIKVVSKPTSTNKDTRVWESLREGFRYVVGFPPIRAILMQIGLISLFGMPFSVLMPVFARDILHGGANTLGYLMGASGIGALTGALYLAKRPSVLGLGKVIITATLMLAFGLICFSFTRHIGLSLVFISITGFGMIVQMAANNTILQTIVEDDKRGRVMSFYSMAFLGMAPFGSLLAGTVANHIGVPNTLLICGCLCGLIVIPFAIQLPKMRQLVRPIYQQLGILPQVATGVQTASNLTMAPENR; encoded by the coding sequence ATGGATGCAACTGCAGAAAAGAAAAATAAAGTGACTTTGTCCGAGATGTTTCGGGCTTTGCAATACCGCAATTACCGAATCTTCTTCATGGGTCAGGGAGTTTCTTTGGTGGGCACCTGGATGCAGCAAGTAGCCATGAGTTGGCTCGTGTACCGACTAACTAATTCAGTATTGTTATTAGGCGTTTTAGGTTTTGCCGGCCAGGTTCCCGCTTTTCTGCTCGGGCCTTTTGCGGGGGTACTTTCCGATAAGTTTAATAAACACCGCATTTTAATTATTACGCAATCGCTAGCTATGGTACAGGCAACGATTCTGGCCGTACTGGTACTTACCGATACCGTGACCATTTATTGGATTGTGGGTTTAAGTATTTTCCTGGGAATGGTAAATGCTTTTGATACGCCTACGCGGCAGTCGTTCGTCATAAATTTGATTAATAAACGGGAAGATGTCAGCAACGCGATTGCCTTAAATTCTTCGTTGTTTAACGTTGCGCGCTTGGCAGGACCCTCCATAGCCGGACTAGTTATTGCAGCAGTAGGCGAGGGCCTGTGTTTTGCTTTTAATGCCTTCAGTTACGTGGCCGTATTGTTTTCCCTGCTAACAATTAAAGTTGTTAGCAAGCCAACCTCCACTAATAAAGACACTCGCGTATGGGAATCGCTGCGGGAAGGATTCAGGTACGTGGTTGGTTTTCCACCTATCCGAGCTATTTTGATGCAAATAGGCTTAATTAGCTTATTTGGGATGCCTTTTAGCGTATTAATGCCCGTTTTTGCCCGCGATATTCTGCATGGCGGGGCAAATACGCTGGGTTATTTAATGGGTGCTTCCGGCATTGGGGCACTTACGGGTGCTTTGTATCTGGCCAAGCGTCCATCGGTGTTAGGTTTAGGAAAAGTAATAATTACTGCTACTTTAATGCTTGCTTTTGGGCTGATATGCTTTTCTTTTACGCGCCACATTGGGCTGTCGCTGGTATTTATTAGTATAACTGGTTTTGGCATGATTGTGCAAATGGCCGCCAATAATACCATTCTGCAAACCATTGTAGAAGATGATAAACGCGGCCGGGTAATGAGCTTTTATTCCATGGCTTTTCTGGGCATGGCGCCTTTTGGTTCGCTGTTGGCGGGTACCGTGGCCAATCATATTGGCGTACCGAATACCTTACTTATTTGTGGTTGTTTGTGCGGGTTAATTGTTATTCCGTTCGCGATCCAGTTGCCAAAAATGCGCCAGTTGGTACGACCCATTTACCAGCAATTAGGCATTTTACCCCAAGTGGCAACCGGAGTACAAACGGCTTCTAATTTAACCATGGCCCCGGAAAATCGCTAG
- a CDS encoding PadR family transcriptional regulator, which translates to MRKTYLGEFEEVILLLVAILDGDAYGVTVSQELEQQTGRQVTFGAVHNTLIRLEEKGFVHSQLGGATAERGGRRKRLFTLTPAGSRALQNIWELRQQLWQLVPPHAIKPAGI; encoded by the coding sequence ATGAGAAAAACTTATTTAGGCGAATTTGAAGAAGTAATTCTGTTGCTGGTAGCCATTCTGGATGGAGATGCCTATGGCGTAACCGTGAGCCAGGAATTAGAGCAACAAACGGGTCGGCAAGTTACTTTTGGTGCGGTGCACAATACCCTGATTCGCCTGGAAGAAAAAGGCTTTGTACATTCTCAACTAGGGGGAGCTACGGCCGAACGCGGAGGACGGCGCAAACGCTTGTTTACTTTAACTCCCGCCGGAAGCCGGGCCTTGCAAAATATTTGGGAGTTACGTCAGCAACTCTGGCAATTAGTTCCGCCGCACGCCATTAAACCCGCTGGCATATGA
- a CDS encoding ABC transporter permease — translation MMYSNKPTPQPPRWVIRLLQRLHPTETLEEVAGDLAELYVYWYQQAGKRQADWRYVLAVFSVLPPFVRRRQLKQEHASNSFIPFTMLTHYFTIAYRHLLRNKATSFLHIAGLSSGMAVAMLIGLWVWNELSFNKHHQNYDRIVQLWQFVAFDAEKSSYNSLPIPLAEELRNNYPDFKLVSVATFNRESILAHGQKQFTKTGMYVEPAFVPIMSVKLLAGAANGLNDVRSIMLSQSLAQTFFGSENPINKVIKIDNKQTLKVTGVYEDFPGNSSFREVLFLAPWQWFVATNSYARNAQKEWDENSFQIFAQLTEQANVEKVSAKIKDIRMKLDNPPPYKPEFFLHPMSKWHLYADFQNGVNTGGLIYFVWLFGIVGVFVLLLACINFMNLSTARSEKRAKEVGIRKAIGSVRRQLIFQFLSESLLTVAISYSISILVVLVALPFFNEVANTNIRILWSNPVFWLSSLVFCLLTGFIAGSYPALYLSSFQPVKVLKGALKVDQSVVAPRKMLVVFQFTVSITLVIGIITVFRQIDYAKDRPTGYSRNGLIEVRINSPELNRQFASIKNDLFQSRAVVAFSESTGSVTDDYGGVTNVDWPGKSPESHPLLMANRITHDYGKTIGWQLMAGRDFSEDFASDSSAIILNESALQLMALKNPIGETIYWNNKKYRIIGIIRDMIKNNPFEPVSPSFFVIDYESANVMNIKLAPQMGTREALRRVEEVYKKYNPAVPFEYKFVNEEYAKKFSHEERIGKLTTFFAILAIFISCLGLFGLASFLAEQRTKEIGIRKILGAPVFHIWRLLSKDFVFLVLIAFFLATPIAYYFLHKWLQNYEYRTQLPWWVFAAVGSGALIITLLTISYQAIKAALANPIKSLRSE, via the coding sequence ATGATGTATTCTAATAAACCTACTCCTCAGCCTCCCCGCTGGGTTATTCGTCTGCTGCAAAGGCTGCATCCTACAGAAACTTTAGAAGAAGTAGCAGGTGATTTAGCCGAACTGTATGTTTACTGGTATCAGCAAGCAGGTAAACGACAAGCTGATTGGCGCTATGTACTAGCAGTATTTTCGGTGCTACCACCTTTTGTGCGACGACGCCAATTAAAACAAGAACATGCATCAAACTCCTTTATTCCTTTTACTATGTTAACGCACTATTTTACCATTGCCTACCGCCACTTGCTGCGGAACAAAGCAACTTCTTTCCTTCATATTGCCGGCTTATCTTCCGGTATGGCAGTGGCTATGCTGATTGGGCTATGGGTTTGGAATGAATTGTCGTTCAATAAACACCACCAAAATTACGATAGGATTGTGCAACTCTGGCAATTTGTTGCTTTCGACGCGGAAAAATCTTCCTACAATTCCTTGCCGATACCTTTAGCCGAGGAGCTCCGAAATAACTATCCTGATTTTAAATTAGTGAGTGTCGCTACCTTTAACCGGGAAAGTATTCTGGCTCATGGACAAAAGCAATTTACAAAAACTGGGATGTACGTGGAACCGGCTTTTGTGCCAATTATGTCGGTGAAATTATTGGCAGGCGCCGCTAATGGCCTGAACGACGTTCGCAGTATCATGCTTTCCCAATCCCTGGCCCAAACCTTTTTTGGCTCCGAAAATCCTATTAACAAAGTAATCAAAATCGATAATAAGCAAACGTTAAAAGTAACGGGAGTTTACGAAGATTTTCCTGGTAATAGTTCCTTCAGAGAGGTTTTGTTTTTGGCTCCCTGGCAGTGGTTTGTGGCTACGAATTCTTACGCTCGGAATGCCCAAAAAGAATGGGATGAAAATTCATTTCAAATTTTTGCCCAGCTCACCGAGCAAGCAAACGTAGAAAAAGTTTCGGCAAAAATTAAAGATATCCGGATGAAGCTGGATAATCCGCCGCCGTATAAGCCCGAATTTTTCCTGCACCCCATGAGCAAATGGCACTTATACGCCGATTTCCAGAATGGCGTTAACACCGGTGGGCTGATTTACTTTGTCTGGCTATTTGGCATTGTGGGTGTTTTTGTATTGCTGCTGGCTTGCATTAATTTTATGAATTTAAGCACGGCTCGCAGCGAAAAACGGGCCAAAGAAGTAGGCATTCGCAAGGCAATTGGTTCGGTTCGCCGGCAATTAATATTTCAGTTTTTAAGTGAGTCGCTTCTAACGGTAGCTATCTCTTATTCAATTTCTATCCTGGTAGTATTGGTTGCTTTGCCTTTTTTTAACGAAGTTGCCAACACTAATATTCGTATTTTGTGGTCCAACCCAGTTTTCTGGCTTTCTTCCCTGGTATTCTGTTTACTTACCGGTTTCATCGCCGGCAGCTATCCGGCGCTGTATTTATCTTCCTTCCAACCGGTTAAAGTGCTGAAAGGAGCTTTAAAAGTTGATCAGTCAGTAGTAGCTCCCCGCAAAATGTTAGTTGTTTTTCAATTTACGGTTTCAATTACCTTAGTTATTGGCATTATTACCGTTTTCCGGCAGATAGACTACGCCAAAGATCGCCCGACGGGGTATAGTCGCAACGGCTTAATTGAGGTCAGAATAAATAGTCCGGAATTAAACCGGCAGTTTGCGTCCATAAAAAACGACTTATTTCAAAGCCGGGCCGTAGTTGCTTTTTCCGAATCAACTGGTTCTGTAACCGATGATTACGGAGGAGTAACGAATGTAGATTGGCCGGGCAAATCTCCCGAAAGTCACCCCTTGTTAATGGCCAATCGAATTACCCATGATTACGGCAAAACAATAGGCTGGCAATTAATGGCTGGCCGGGATTTTTCCGAAGACTTTGCCAGCGATTCGTCGGCAATAATTTTAAATGAATCTGCCTTACAACTAATGGCGCTTAAAAATCCAATCGGCGAAACTATTTACTGGAACAACAAAAAATACCGGATTATTGGTATTATCCGAGACATGATTAAAAACAATCCTTTTGAGCCGGTAAGTCCTTCTTTCTTTGTGATAGATTACGAGTCGGCAAATGTCATGAATATTAAACTGGCTCCGCAAATGGGTACGCGGGAGGCTTTGCGGAGAGTAGAAGAAGTGTATAAAAAATATAATCCTGCGGTTCCTTTTGAATATAAATTTGTAAATGAAGAATACGCTAAAAAGTTTAGCCATGAAGAACGCATTGGTAAGCTGACTACTTTTTTTGCCATTCTCGCCATTTTTATTTCCTGCTTAGGTCTGTTCGGTTTGGCCTCGTTTCTGGCGGAGCAGCGAACCAAAGAAATTGGTATCCGCAAAATACTGGGGGCACCGGTATTTCATATATGGCGTTTGTTATCTAAAGATTTTGTATTTCTGGTTCTGATTGCCTTTTTTCTGGCTACGCCTATTGCGTATTATTTTCTTCATAAATGGTTACAAAACTACGAATACCGAACCCAATTACCTTGGTGGGTATTTGCCGCTGTTGGCAGTGGAGCTCTGATTATCACGCTATTAACGATAAGTTACCAGGCAATTAAAGCGGCACTGGCTAATCCAATAAAATCCTTGCGTAGCGAGTAA
- a CDS encoding ABC transporter permease yields MESTPNPPRWAVRLLQRWHPLETLEEVEGDLAELYIYWHNQLGKKPANLHYVLAVFSVLPPFVKKRASKYPYPQTSFFQPAMIRNYLTIAFRNLLRQKAYSFLNIGGLALGMAVALLIGLWLQDELSYNTYHANYTYLAKVMKRGNDKGRNWSSTSLQYPLATELQTTYKSHFQHIVKASWVQDYILSSGETKISSTGVFMEAAAPEMFTLKMLKGNWSALQDPHSIVLSASSAKALFGNQDPLGKIVKMNTKVQVQVTGVYEDLPRNTELHEIKFFAPFSLWASLNDWIAERALNDWTNHFLYLYVQIKPTSSLEQVSARIKDAELNQIKKLEGLQKQVALQPQVFLHPMPKWHLFSDFEEGKPQSSSVRFVWLVGLIGSFVLLLACINFMNLSTARSSKRAKEVGVRKTLGSLRTQLIGQFFSESYLIVFLAFGLALVLAKLGLPYFNEIAAKDMRLPWNQGWFWLGSILFILITGLLAGSYPALYLSSFNPVKVLKGTFRAGRLASLHREVMVVMQFTISVTLIICTIIVYNQIMFAKNRPVGYARDGLITMDMKSDDFYGKYDVLRTELKNTGVVAEMSQSMGKITEVASGNNGFQWKGKDPNRDDSFGTLAVSHEHGKTVGWQFVAGRDFSREYASDSVGMVINEAAAKFMGLKNPVGESVSWTWWRTQEVKHYKILGVIKDMVMESPYEPVEPTVFYLKGFNGTVNCINIKINPAVSAREALPKIETVFKKLIPSAPFEYQFVDEEYAKKFATEERIGKLAALFASLAIIISCLGLFGLASFAAEQRTKEIGVRKVLGASIGDVWLLLSKDFMRLIAIALGIAVPSAFYFMHHWLQNYEYRVRIEWWIFALAGTGAISITLLTVSYQSIRAARLNPARSLRTE; encoded by the coding sequence ATGGAATCTACTCCGAATCCACCCCGCTGGGCTGTTCGCTTGCTGCAAAGGTGGCATCCTTTAGAAACTCTAGAGGAAGTAGAAGGCGATTTAGCCGAATTGTATATTTATTGGCACAATCAGTTAGGTAAGAAGCCGGCTAATCTCCATTATGTGCTGGCAGTATTTTCCGTATTGCCTCCTTTTGTGAAGAAACGTGCGTCCAAATATCCTTATCCTCAAACTTCTTTTTTCCAGCCGGCTATGATTCGTAACTATTTAACTATCGCCTTCCGGAACCTTCTCCGGCAAAAAGCTTATTCTTTCCTAAACATTGGTGGTCTGGCCTTGGGTATGGCGGTAGCGCTGCTGATTGGTTTGTGGCTGCAGGACGAATTATCATATAATACTTATCACGCTAATTATACGTATCTGGCGAAAGTAATGAAGCGGGGAAACGACAAAGGTAGAAATTGGTCTAGTACTAGTTTACAATATCCCTTAGCCACGGAACTGCAAACCACTTACAAAAGCCATTTCCAACACATTGTAAAAGCTTCGTGGGTACAGGACTACATTCTGAGCAGCGGCGAAACGAAAATATCCAGCACCGGAGTGTTCATGGAAGCTGCCGCCCCGGAAATGTTTACGCTTAAAATGTTAAAAGGTAACTGGAGCGCTTTGCAAGACCCGCATTCCATCGTGCTTTCTGCTTCTTCTGCTAAGGCCTTGTTCGGGAATCAAGACCCCTTGGGAAAAATTGTAAAAATGAATACCAAGGTTCAGGTACAGGTAACCGGGGTGTACGAAGACTTACCCCGCAACACGGAACTCCACGAAATAAAATTTTTTGCTCCTTTTTCTTTATGGGCTTCTCTCAACGACTGGATTGCGGAACGGGCGTTAAATGATTGGACCAATCATTTCCTGTATTTATACGTCCAAATTAAGCCAACCAGTAGTTTGGAGCAGGTTTCTGCCCGCATTAAAGATGCCGAACTCAACCAAATTAAAAAGTTAGAGGGCTTACAAAAGCAAGTTGCCTTGCAGCCGCAAGTTTTTCTGCATCCCATGCCTAAATGGCACTTATTCAGCGATTTTGAAGAGGGTAAACCCCAGAGCAGTTCGGTTCGTTTTGTCTGGCTGGTAGGTTTAATTGGTAGCTTTGTTCTTTTATTAGCCTGCATTAATTTCATGAATTTGTCTACGGCTCGCTCCAGTAAACGCGCCAAAGAAGTAGGCGTACGGAAAACCTTAGGTTCGCTCCGCACCCAATTAATTGGCCAGTTTTTCAGCGAATCGTACCTGATAGTCTTCTTGGCTTTCGGCCTTGCCCTGGTGCTAGCAAAGTTAGGTTTGCCCTATTTCAACGAAATTGCCGCTAAAGATATGCGCCTGCCCTGGAACCAGGGCTGGTTTTGGTTGGGTAGCATTCTATTTATTCTGATTACCGGCTTGCTGGCCGGTAGTTACCCGGCATTGTATTTATCTTCCTTTAATCCGGTAAAAGTACTCAAAGGCACTTTCCGGGCGGGTCGCCTTGCCTCTTTGCACCGCGAAGTAATGGTGGTGATGCAATTCACTATCTCGGTTACTTTAATTATTTGTACCATCATTGTGTATAATCAGATTATGTTTGCCAAGAACCGTCCGGTGGGTTACGCCCGCGATGGCTTGATTACGATGGACATGAAGTCGGATGATTTTTACGGCAAGTACGATGTACTCCGCACCGAACTGAAAAACACCGGGGTGGTAGCGGAAATGTCGCAATCCATGGGCAAAATAACAGAGGTAGCTTCGGGCAATAACGGTTTTCAGTGGAAAGGAAAAGATCCGAACCGGGATGATAGTTTTGGCACCTTAGCGGTATCGCACGAACACGGCAAAACCGTAGGCTGGCAGTTTGTAGCCGGGAGAGATTTTTCCCGAGAATATGCCAGTGATTCCGTCGGCATGGTAATTAACGAAGCGGCGGCAAAATTCATGGGTTTAAAAAATCCGGTAGGAGAAAGCGTCAGCTGGACTTGGTGGCGGACCCAGGAAGTAAAGCACTATAAAATTCTGGGAGTAATTAAAGATATGGTAATGGAATCGCCGTACGAGCCCGTAGAACCCACGGTTTTTTATCTGAAGGGCTTTAATGGTACCGTGAATTGCATCAACATCAAAATTAATCCGGCCGTGAGTGCCCGCGAAGCTTTACCCAAAATAGAAACCGTCTTTAAAAAATTAATTCCATCGGCTCCTTTCGAGTACCAATTTGTCGACGAGGAATACGCCAAAAAATTTGCTACCGAAGAACGTATCGGTAAACTGGCGGCTTTATTTGCTTCGCTTGCCATTATAATTAGTTGCTTAGGTTTGTTTGGTTTAGCCTCTTTTGCCGCCGAACAGCGCACCAAAGAAATAGGCGTACGCAAGGTTTTAGGGGCCTCCATTGGGGATGTGTGGCTACTCTTATCGAAGGATTTTATGCGGTTGATAGCCATTGCTTTAGGGATAGCTGTACCTTCAGCTTTTTATTTTATGCACCATTGGCTTCAAAATTACGAGTACCGGGTCAGGATAGAGTGGTGGATTTTTGCTCTGGCAGGAACGGGAGCCATAAGCATAACTTTACTTACGGTAAGTTACCAGAGCATTCGAGCAGCCAGGCTCAATCCGGCACGCAGCTTACGTACCGAATAA
- the dnaE gene encoding DNA polymerase III subunit alpha produces MPEFSHLHCHTQYSLLDGAASIGGLMKKAQADGMKAVAMTDHGNMFGAFNFVAEANKYNVKPIVGCEFYLVQDRHQKVFTKEQRDNRYHQLLLAKDQDGYKNLSKLCSMSYIEGLYSKWPRIDKEILKKYAKGLIATSCCIGAEVPQAILWKSEEEAEKILLWWLDLFGEDYYIEIQRHGLQNIDNTGKSQEDVNQVLLKWAKKYNVKVICTNDSHYIEQNDWNAHDILLCVNTGEDESIPVGDFNTKYFRLLTNKGDVAYDHLDNLRKNLGNDEVARRMLYRIEEEMQKPRPQTRFGFPNDEFYFKTQAQMNELFRDVPQSVDNTNEIVDKITPPKLQRDILLPNFPIPAEHAGPDAYLRHLTFEGAKKRYKELTPEIEERLNYELQIIETMGFAGYFLIVQDFINQGRKMGVAVGPGRGSAAGSAVAYCVGITNIDPIKYSLLFERFLNPERVSMPDIDIDFDDENRQRVIDYVVEKYGKNQVAQIITFGTMAAKSSIKDVARATELSLAEANELAKMVPDTPGTTLAKAFIESPELANIRAGNDHRGKVMQLAEKLEGSVRNTGIHAAGVIIAPDDITNYIPVSTSKDSDLLVTQFDGKVIESAGMLKMDFLGLKTLTIIRDALELIKTNHGVDIDIDEIPLEDEKTFALYQRGDTIGTFQFESEGMRMYLKDLQPTNIEDLIAMNALYRPGPMQFIPNFINRKHGREPVEYPHELLEPILNYSYGIMVYQEQIMQTAQILAGYSLGGADLLRRAMGKKDMAKMAKEREKFIKGAKELHKIPEKKASEVFDVMEKFAQYGFNRSHSAAYSVVAYQTGYLKAHYPAEYMAAVLTHNMNDIKKVTFFIEEARRQQVPVLGPDVNESIYKFNVNKEGAIRFGLGAVKGTGESAVEAILEEREKKGPYSDIFDFAKRANLRAVNKKTFESLAQAGAFDSFERYHRAQYIELADGENQNLLEKAIRFGNQYQAEQSSAQQSLFGGGSAVQIPLPKVPDIAPWSQTEMLRREKEVVGFYISGHPLDQFKLEIDSYCTCCLERIAEYKNRDISVAGIVSNIVIRTGKNGNPFALFTLEDYDSTLGLALFGEDYVKFSPYLKDGMFLFVKGKVTLRYKSEDQWELKPTHMQLLGDVAEKLAQGVRLDIDLRTLSALQIDHIEQAAQESPGQKKLELVLCEPNERLAVEMFSRKYRIDPKLFIQKVKERELGQYKLI; encoded by the coding sequence GTGCCCGAATTCTCGCATTTACACTGCCATACGCAATATTCTTTGCTCGACGGCGCCGCCAGCATTGGTGGCTTGATGAAAAAAGCCCAGGCGGACGGCATGAAAGCCGTCGCCATGACCGACCACGGCAATATGTTCGGCGCTTTTAACTTCGTGGCCGAGGCGAATAAATATAACGTGAAGCCCATTGTGGGCTGCGAATTTTACCTGGTGCAAGACCGCCACCAAAAGGTTTTTACCAAGGAACAGCGCGATAACCGCTACCACCAATTACTATTAGCGAAAGACCAGGACGGTTATAAAAACTTGTCCAAGCTTTGCTCCATGAGCTACATCGAAGGCTTGTACAGCAAATGGCCGCGCATTGATAAAGAAATTTTAAAAAAATACGCGAAAGGCTTAATTGCGACCAGTTGCTGCATCGGGGCCGAAGTTCCCCAGGCTATTCTTTGGAAAAGCGAAGAAGAGGCAGAAAAGATTTTACTGTGGTGGCTCGATCTATTCGGCGAAGATTACTACATCGAAATCCAGCGACATGGCCTGCAAAATATTGATAACACGGGTAAAAGCCAGGAAGACGTCAATCAGGTGCTGTTGAAGTGGGCCAAAAAATACAACGTAAAAGTAATCTGCACCAACGACTCCCACTACATCGAGCAAAACGACTGGAATGCCCACGACATTTTGCTTTGCGTGAATACCGGTGAAGACGAAAGCATTCCGGTGGGTGATTTTAACACCAAGTATTTCCGGCTCTTAACCAATAAAGGCGACGTTGCTTACGATCACTTGGATAACCTACGCAAGAACCTGGGCAACGACGAAGTGGCCCGCCGGATGCTGTACCGGATTGAGGAAGAAATGCAGAAACCCCGGCCGCAAACCCGCTTTGGTTTTCCGAACGATGAATTCTACTTCAAAACCCAGGCCCAGATGAACGAGCTGTTCCGGGATGTGCCCCAGTCAGTGGATAATACCAACGAAATCGTGGACAAAATTACGCCGCCCAAGCTGCAGCGCGATATTTTACTGCCCAATTTTCCCATTCCTGCCGAACACGCCGGGCCGGACGCGTATTTGCGCCATTTAACCTTTGAAGGAGCCAAAAAACGCTACAAAGAATTGACGCCTGAAATAGAAGAACGCCTAAATTACGAGCTGCAAATCATTGAAACGATGGGTTTTGCCGGGTACTTTTTGATTGTGCAGGATTTTATTAACCAAGGCCGTAAGATGGGCGTTGCCGTGGGACCGGGCCGGGGTTCGGCGGCAGGTTCGGCGGTGGCGTATTGCGTGGGTATCACCAACATCGACCCAATTAAGTATTCTTTGCTGTTCGAGCGTTTCCTGAATCCGGAACGGGTATCCATGCCCGATATTGATATTGACTTCGACGACGAAAACCGCCAGCGGGTAATTGATTACGTGGTCGAAAAATACGGCAAAAACCAGGTAGCTCAGATTATTACTTTCGGCACCATGGCGGCCAAATCGAGTATTAAAGACGTAGCCCGGGCTACCGAACTGTCTTTAGCCGAAGCCAACGAACTCGCCAAAATGGTACCCGATACTCCCGGTACTACGCTCGCCAAAGCTTTTATTGAATCGCCGGAATTGGCCAACATTCGCGCGGGCAACGACCACCGCGGTAAAGTAATGCAACTCGCCGAAAAGTTAGAAGGTTCGGTGCGCAATACCGGTATTCACGCCGCTGGGGTAATTATTGCGCCCGATGATATTACCAATTATATTCCGGTTTCTACTTCAAAAGATTCGGACCTGTTGGTTACGCAGTTCGACGGGAAAGTAATTGAAAGCGCCGGCATGCTGAAAATGGACTTTCTGGGTTTAAAAACCCTCACCATTATTCGCGATGCTTTAGAACTGATTAAAACCAACCACGGCGTAGATATTGACATTGACGAAATTCCGCTGGAAGACGAGAAAACTTTTGCGCTCTACCAACGTGGCGATACGATTGGTACTTTCCAGTTTGAATCCGAAGGCATGCGGATGTACTTAAAAGATTTGCAGCCGACCAATATTGAGGATTTAATTGCCATGAATGCGCTTTACCGGCCAGGTCCGATGCAGTTCATCCCGAACTTTATTAACCGGAAACATGGCCGGGAGCCAGTAGAATACCCGCACGAGTTGCTCGAACCCATCCTAAATTATTCTTATGGGATTATGGTGTACCAGGAGCAAATTATGCAAACCGCCCAGATCTTAGCGGGTTACTCCCTGGGTGGTGCCGACTTGCTACGCCGCGCTATGGGTAAAAAAGACATGGCCAAAATGGCCAAGGAGCGTGAAAAATTTATAAAAGGCGCCAAAGAACTCCACAAAATACCCGAGAAAAAAGCGTCGGAAGTATTCGACGTTATGGAGAAATTTGCCCAGTACGGCTTTAATCGGTCGCACTCGGCGGCGTACTCCGTAGTAGCCTATCAAACCGGTTACCTCAAAGCGCACTATCCCGCCGAATACATGGCAGCGGTGCTCACGCACAACATGAATGATATTAAGAAGGTAACTTTCTTTATTGAGGAAGCCCGTCGCCAGCAAGTACCGGTTTTAGGGCCGGACGTGAACGAATCCATCTATAAATTTAACGTGAACAAAGAAGGCGCGATTCGTTTTGGTTTGGGGGCCGTGAAAGGAACCGGCGAATCCGCTGTAGAGGCCATCTTGGAAGAACGGGAAAAGAAAGGCCCTTATTCCGATATTTTTGACTTTGCCAAACGGGCTAACCTACGGGCGGTAAATAAAAAAACTTTCGAAAGTTTAGCGCAAGCCGGGGCGTTTGATTCGTTTGAACGCTACCACCGGGCGCAGTACATTGAATTAGCGGACGGTGAAAACCAGAACCTGCTTGAAAAAGCTATCCGCTTCGGTAACCAATACCAGGCCGAGCAAAGCTCCGCGCAGCAATCCTTATTTGGCGGGGGCAGCGCCGTGCAAATTCCTTTACCCAAAGTACCCGATATTGCCCCTTGGAGCCAAACCGAAATGCTGCGCCGCGAGAAGGAAGTGGTAGGTTTCTATATTTCCGGCCACCCGCTCGACCAGTTTAAACTAGAGATTGACTCTTATTGTACTTGTTGCTTGGAACGTATTGCCGAATACAAAAACCGTGATATTTCCGTAGCTGGTATCGTGAGTAACATCGTGATCCGGACAGGTAAAAATGGGAATCCCTTCGCCTTGTTTACGCTGGAAGATTACGATTCTACCTTAGGGTTAGCTTTGTTCGGGGAAGATTACGTCAAATTCTCACCTTACCTGAAAGACGGCATGTTTTTGTTTGTGAAAGGCAAAGTAACCTTGCGGTATAAGTCGGAAGACCAATGGGAACTGAAACCCACCCACATGCAACTCCTCGGCGATGTAGCCGAAAAACTGGCCCAGGGCGTGCGCCTGGACATTGACCTGCGTACATTAAGTGCCCTGCAAATCGACCACATCGAACAAGCCGCTCAAGAATCGCCCGGCCAGAAAAAGCTCGAACTCGTGCTCTGCGAACCCAATGAACGCCTCGCCGTCGAAATGTTCTCCCGCAAATACCGCATCGACCCGAAATTGTTTATTCAGAAGGTGAAGGAGAGGGAGTTAGGGCAGTACAAGTTGATTTAG